CGCAGAGCGGCACGCTCTCGGCAACGCACCAGGCCGCGCCTTCGCGGAACAAATCGGGGTGGCACGAGTAGGGGGCGTGAATGGTGAGGCCGACTCGCATCGTGTTTTCGCGTTTGCGGTAAGAGTCAATTTTGGCCTCGGTCTCGCGCAGACGTTGCAGGGCCGCTGTTGGTTCGAGGCCGAGAACTTCAAGATAGACAACGCCGCTCAAGCCGGAGTCGAGCAGTGGCTCGACACTCGCCCCGGTGGCCGAGATGTCGCCCACCATCGTCGTGCCTGTCTCACGCAAGGCGGCGACCCCGGCCTCCACCGCTTTTTGGTAAGGCACCAGACCATCGTTGGCAATGGCCCGGCGGGCGGCGATCAGCGTTTGAATCCAAGCGACAAAAGATGAGCCTTCAGACGGCGGTAGCAGATGCGCGAACCCGCCAAGTTCGAGGTGGGTGTGCGCGTTGACAAGCGGAGGGGACGTTGGCACTACAGAATTTCTTCACCGCGAAGACGCAAAGACGCAAAGAGCGCAAAGATTTCCTTTAATTCCCTTGTTTCCTTAGCGTCCTTTGCGCCTTTGCGGTTCACTTTTTTACGCGGCCATTGGCTCTTTGCCGTCGCCACCGA
The nucleotide sequence above comes from Chloroflexota bacterium. Encoded proteins:
- a CDS encoding amidohydrolase family protein; this translates as MPTSPPLVNAHTHLELGGFAHLLPPSEGSSFVAWIQTLIAARRAIANDGLVPYQKAVEAGVAALRETGTTMVGDISATGASVEPLLDSGLSGVVYLEVLGLEPTAALQRLRETEAKIDSYRKRENTMRVGLTIHAPYSCHPDLFREGAAWCVAESVPLCVHIAESQAEVELLQHGTGDFLELKRALNLPDLPIPRCSPVAYLEDLGVLETKPLLIHCVQVDEADIQRIARSGSMVVHCPRSNQRLQCGRMPLEKFLAAEIPVALGTDSLTSSPSLDIRQEAEAAIEMHAGLVSADSIRTLLQPFDFAQGKSPIL